One window of the Oncorhynchus mykiss isolate Arlee chromosome 5, USDA_OmykA_1.1, whole genome shotgun sequence genome contains the following:
- the camk4 gene encoding calcium/calmodulin-dependent protein kinase type IV yields the protein MLKVTMLSSRAGATPAPDYWIDGSKKEILADYYELESELGRGATSVVCRCRQKGTQKPFAVKTLKKTVDKKIVRTEIGVLLRLSHPNIIKLKEIFETPSEISLVLELVTGGELFDRVVEKGFYTERDAADAVKQVLEAVAYLHENGVVHRDLKPENLLYATSAPDAPLKIADFGLSKIIDDQVTMKTVCGTPGYCAPEILRGCAYGPEVDMWSVGVITYILLCGFEPFFDDRGDQYMFKRILNCEYEFVSPWWDNVSLNAKDLVRKLIVQDPKKRLTTLQALQHPWVTGKAVNSAHMDTAQKKLQEFNARRKLKAAVKAVVASSRLGSAGSHGHADNRKNSNCNSATNQEGAQEGQPRNDQSQIQEGS from the exons ATGCTTAAAGTCACTATGCTCTCGTCCAGAGCAGGGGCAACCCCAGCTCCAGACTACTGGATAGATGGATCGAAGAAGGAGATCTTGGCTGACTACTATGAGTTGGAGTCCGAATTGGGACG GGGAGCGACATCCGTGGTGTGCAGATGTCGACAGAAGGGAACACAGAAGCCGTTTGCGGTGAAAACGCTGAAGAAGACA GTGGACAAGAAGATAGTGAGGACAGAGATAGGTGTCCTACTTCGACTCTCTCACCCAAACATT ATCAAACTAAAAGAGATATTTGAGACCCCGTCAGAGATCAGTCTGGTCTTAGAGCTTGTGACTGGAGGAGAGCTATTTGATAG GGTTGTGGAAAAGGGCTTCTACACTGAACGGGATGCTGCTGATGCTGTCAAACAAGTACTAGAAGCCGTTGCA TACCTGCATGAGAACGGCGTGGTGCACCGAGACCTGAAACCCGAGAACCTCCTATATGCCACCTCAGCACCAGATGCTCCCCTCAAAATAG CTGATTTTGGACTGTCAAAGATCATCGACGATCAGGTCACAATGAAGACAGTTTGTGGTACACCAGGATACTGTG cCCCAGAGATCCTGCGAGGATGTGCTTATGGACCTGAGGTTGACATGTGGTCGGTGGGCGTTATCACTTACATCTT GCTATGTGGCTTTGAACCGTTCTTCGATGATAGAGGGGACCAGTACATGTTCAAGAGGATCCTCAACTGTGAATATGAGTTTGTCTCCCCCTGGTGGGACAATGTGTCCCTCAATGCCAAGGATCTG GTGAGAAAGCTGATTGTCCAGGATCCAAAGAAGCGGCTAACGACCTTGCAAGCACTGCAGCACCCCTGGGTGACTGGGAAGGCAGTTAACTCAGCCCATATGGACACTGCTCAGAAGAAACTGCAGGAGTTCAATGCACGCCGAAAACTCAAG GCTGCAGTAAAGGCTGTGGTGGCCTCGTCACGATTGGGCAGCGCTGGCAGTCACGGCCACGCTGACAACCGCAAGAACAGCAACTGCAACAGCGCCACCAATCAGGAAGGGGCACAAGAGGGGCAGCCACGGAATGATCAGTCACAGATCCAGGAAGGATCCTAA